The following are encoded together in the Fervidobacterium gondwanense DSM 13020 genome:
- a CDS encoding 5-(carboxyamino)imidazole ribonucleotide synthase, with translation MMKTLGIIGGGQLGKMLALKAKQMDLRVVALDKDPSCPIASLCDELIVGDLYDSEKLLELAKKSDVVTYEIEHTSTDALKRLKSAGFNIKPSPELLSLINDKYAQKTHLVNNGIPTSRILGTDEEIKKDEIEKYLPVVQKSRSGGYDGRGVAVLRDVSDKRNILSSPSYYEEYVEIEKELSVLLVRSESGEIAIYPIVEMVFNKSSNILDMLISPARIPDETAQEAKEIALRALESIIPFGAVGVFAIEMFLTKNGEILVNEIAPRVHNSGHHTIESCYTSQFEQHIRAILNLPLGLTTQHSHAVMINLLGEPGYKGTPKIIGVEEVFKTPGAYLHLYGKRLTAPFRKMGHITIVDKDINSAIEKAKFLKNRVKIISES, from the coding sequence ATGATGAAGACTCTTGGAATTATAGGTGGCGGACAGCTCGGAAAGATGTTGGCATTGAAAGCTAAACAGATGGATCTAAGGGTCGTTGCCCTCGACAAAGACCCAAGCTGTCCGATAGCTTCGTTATGTGATGAATTGATCGTTGGGGATCTGTACGATTCAGAAAAACTTCTCGAACTTGCGAAAAAGTCTGATGTTGTGACGTACGAAATTGAACATACAAGCACGGATGCTCTGAAACGTCTTAAATCAGCTGGATTCAATATAAAACCTTCACCTGAGTTGTTATCACTTATAAACGATAAATACGCACAGAAAACGCACCTTGTTAACAACGGCATACCGACATCGAGGATATTAGGAACAGACGAGGAAATTAAGAAAGACGAGATAGAGAAGTATCTTCCCGTGGTACAAAAATCAAGAAGTGGGGGATACGATGGTAGAGGGGTCGCTGTTTTAAGAGATGTTAGTGACAAGAGAAATATTCTGAGCTCTCCTTCTTACTATGAAGAATACGTGGAAATCGAAAAAGAACTCTCTGTCTTGCTGGTACGCTCCGAATCAGGTGAGATAGCAATCTATCCAATTGTGGAAATGGTCTTCAATAAATCGTCCAACATATTGGACATGCTAATATCACCAGCAAGGATTCCAGATGAGACAGCACAAGAAGCTAAAGAAATTGCATTAAGGGCTTTGGAATCTATTATACCTTTCGGAGCCGTGGGGGTTTTCGCAATTGAGATGTTTTTAACAAAAAACGGCGAGATTTTGGTAAACGAAATAGCGCCCAGGGTTCACAACTCAGGACACCACACAATAGAATCATGCTACACGAGCCAATTCGAACAACATATCCGCGCTATCTTAAACCTACCTCTCGGACTAACTACACAACATTCCCATGCTGTCATGATAAACCTACTCGGCGAACCTGGCTACAAAGGTACTCCAAAAATCATAGGGGTTGAAGAGGTATTCAAAACACCCGGCGCTTATCTACATTTGTACGGTAAGAGATTAACTGCACCATTCAGAAAGATGGGACATATAACCATTGT